From one Orcinus orca chromosome 10, mOrcOrc1.1, whole genome shotgun sequence genomic stretch:
- the SKIC2 gene encoding SKI2 subunit of superkiller complex protein isoform X2 translates to MMETERIVLPPPDPLDLPLRAVELGCTGRWELLNVPGAPESTLPHGLPPCAPDLQQEAEQLFLSSPAWLPLHGVEHSARKWQRKMDPWSLLATLGAPVPSDLQAQRHPTTGQILGYKEVLLENTNLSATTSLSLRRPPGPISQSLWGNPTQYPFWPGGMDEPTIADLSTREEAEEEIDFEKDLLTVPPGFKKGVDFAPEDHPAPAPGLLSLSRLLEPLDLGGGDEDESEAVGQPGGPRRDTVSASPCSAPLARASSLENLVLQEASTAVAPPEPPKPPPQEQWAIPVDVTSPVDDFYRLIPQPAFRWAFEPDVFQKQAILHLERHDSVFVAAHTSAGKTVVAEYAIALAQKHMTRTIYTSPIKALSNQKFRDFRNTFGDVGLLTGDVQLHPEASCLIMTTEILRSMLYSGSDVIRDLEWVIFDEVHYINDAERGVVWEEVLIMLPDHVSIILLSATVPNALEFADWIGRLKRRQIYVISTVARPVPLEHHLFTGNSPKTQGELFLLLDSRGTFHTKGYYAAVEARKERMSKHAQTFGAKQPTHQGGPAQDRGVYLSLLASLRTRAQLPVVVFTFSRGRCDEQASGLTSLDLTTSSEKSEIHLFLQRCLARLRGSDRQLPQVLHMSELLHRGLGVHHSGILPILKEIVEMLFSRGLVKVLFATETFAMGVNMPARTVVFDSTRKHDGSTFRDLLPGEYVQMAGRAGRRGLDPTGTVILLCKGRVPEMADLHRMMMGKPSQLQSQFRLTYTMILNLLRVDALRVEDMMKRSFSEFPSRKDSKAHEQTLAELTKRLGALEEPDVTGQLVDLPEYYSYGEELTETRSLIQRRIIESVNGLKSLSAGRVVIVKNQKHHNALGVILQVSSSSTSRVFTTLVLCDKPMSEDPQERGPASPSVPYPDDLVGFRLFLPEGPCGHTVAKLQPGDVAAITTKVLRLNGEKILEDFSKRQQPKFKKEPPSAATTTAVQELLRLAQAHPAGPPTLDPVNDLQLKDVSVVEAGLRVRKLEELIRGAQCVHSPRFPAQYLKLRERMQIQEEMERLRFLLSDQSLLLLPEYHQRVEVLRTLGYVDEVGTVKLAGRVACAMSSHELLLTELMFDNALSALRPEEIAALLSGLVCQSPGDPSDQLPSTLKQGVERVRAVAKRIGEVQVACGLNQTVEEFVGELNFGLVEVVYEWARGMSPPYFPHSPSLSWQGSRGPPRAWWSAASNAWPRCVARFGGRPAWWASLC, encoded by the exons ATGATGGAGACGGAGCGAATCG TGCTACCTCCCCCAGATCCTCTGGACCTGCCCCTTCGGGCCGTAGAGCTGGGATGCACAGGGCGTTGGGAGCTGCTGAATGTGCCTGGGGCTCCAGAGAGCACC CTTCCCCACGGCCTCCCTCCCTGTGCCCCAGATCTGCAGCAAGAAGCAGAGCAGTTGTTTCTGTCATCTCCTGCCTGGCTGCCTCTGCACGGTGTGGAACACTCAGCCCG AAAATGGCAGAGGAAGATGGATCCTTGGTCTCTCCTGGCCACACTGGGGGCCCCAGTCCCCTCCGACCTACAGGCCCAAAGACACCCAACCACAGGCCAGATACTAGGCTACAAGGAG GTCCTGCTAGAGAATACAAACCTGTCGGCCACGACCTCCTTGTCTCTTCGCCGGCCACCCGGGCCCATCTCCCAGTCCCTGTGGGGGAATCCAACACAGTACCCTTTCTGGCCAG GGGGAATGGATGAGCCCACCATAGCAGATCTGAGCACTCGAGAGGAGGCTGAGGAGGAGATAGACTTTGAGAAAG ATCTTCTTACTGTTCCACCCGGCTTCAAGAAAGGCGTGGACTTTGCACCAGAGG AtcacccagccccagcccccggcTTGCTCAGCCTCAGCCGTCTGCTGGAGCCCCTGGATTTGGGTGGGGGCGATGAGGATGAGAGTGAGGCAGTGGGACAGCCAGGCGGTCCCAGACGGGACACTGTTTCAGCCTCTCCCTGCAGTGCTCCCCTGGCCCGAGCAAGCAGCTTGGAGAACCTAGTGTTGCAG GAAGCGTCCACAGCTGTagctcccccagagcctcccaaGCCCCCCCCTCAGGAGCAGTGGGCCATTCCTGTGGATGTCACCTCCCCTGTCGATGATTTCTACCGACTCATTCCCCAGCCAGCCTTCCGG TGGGCGTTTGAGCCAGATGTGTTTCAGAAACAGGCCATCCTACACTTGGAACGGCACGACTCGGTCTTTGTTGCGGCTCACACATCCGCAGGGAAGACGGTTGTGGCTGAATACGCCATTGCCCTTGCCCAGAAACACATGACGCG CACCATCTATACTTCGCCCATCAAGGCTCTGAGCAACCAGAAGTTCCGGGACTTCCGAAACACATTTGGGGATGTGGGACTTCTCACCGGGGATGTGCAGCTGCACCCAGAGGCCTCCTGCCTCATTATGACAACAGAGATCCTTCG CTCCATGCTATACAGTGGCTCGGATGTCATCCGAGACCTGGAGTGGGTCATCTTTGATGAGGTTCACTACATCAACGATGCTGAG CGTGGAGTCGTGTGGGAGGAGGTGCTCATCATGCTTCCTGACCACGTCTCCATCATCCTTCTGAGCGCTACTGTCCCCAACGCCCTTGAATTTGCTGACTGGATTGG GAGGCTGAAGCGTCGCCAGATCTATGTGATCAGCACTGTTGCTCGCCCAGTCCCCCTGGAGCATCATCTCTTCACGGGGAACAGCCCCAAGACCCAGGGGGAGCTCTTCCTGTTGCTGGACTCCCGAGGCACCTTCCACACAAAGGG gtaCTACGCGGCTGTGGAGGCCAGGAAGGAGCGGATGAGCAAACACGCCCAGACCTTTGGGGCCAAGCAGCCCACGCATCAGGGGGGGCCTGCACAG GACCGTGGCGTGTACCTGtccctcctggcctccctccGCACCCGTGCGCAGCTGCCCGTGGTGGTGTTCACCTTCTCCCGTGGCCGCTGTGATGAGCAGGCCTCGGGCCTCACCTCCCTTGACCTCACCACGAGTTCAGAGAAGAGTGAGATTCACCTCTTCCTGCAGCGCTGCCTCGCTCGCCTCCGAGGCTCTGACCGCCAGCTGCCCCAG GTTCTGCACATGTCTGAACTCCTGCACCGCGGCCTGGGTGTGCACCACAGCGGCATCCTGCCCATCCTCAAGGAGATCGTGGAGATGCTTTTCAGCCGTGGCCTGGTCAAG GTCTTGTTTGCCACGGAGACCTTCGCCATGGGTGTAAATATGCCAGCCCGGACAGTGGTGTTTGACTCCACGCGTAAGCACGATGGCTCCACCTTCCGGGACCTGCTCCCTGGGGAGTACGTGCAGATGGCAGGCCGGGCGGGCCGGAGGGGCCTGGACCCCACGGGCACCGTCATCCTGCTCTGCAAGGGCCGTGTGCCCGAGATGGCGGACCTGCACCGCATGATGATG GGGAAGCCGTCCCAGCTGCAGTCCCAGTTCCGCCTCACGTACACCATGATCCTCAACCTGCTGCGGGTGGATGCCCTCAGGGTGGAGGACATGATGAAGAGGAGCTTCTCTGAGTTTCCATCCCGCAAGGACAGTAAG GCCCATGAACAGACTCTGGCTGAGCTGACCAAGCGGCTGGGGGCCTTGGAGGAGCCTGATGTAACTGGCCAACTCGTTGACCTGCCTGAGTATTACAGCTACGGGGAGGAACTGACAGAGACCCGGAGCCTGATCCAG CGACGCATCATAGAGTCTGTGAATGGGCTGAAATCTCTCTCAGCGGGAAGGGTGGTGATTGTGAAGAACCAGAAGCATCACAACGCACTGGGTGTGATCCTTCAG GTCTCCTCGAGCTCCACCAGCAGAGTATTCACGACTCTGGTCTTGTGTGATAAGCCCATGTCTGAGGACCCGCAGGAGAGGGGGCCAGCCTCCCCCAGTGTGCCCTACCCAGATGACCTCGTGGGATTCAGGCTGTTCCTGCCTGAAG GGCCCTGTGGCCACACTGTGGCCAAGCTCCAGCCAGGAGATGTGGCTGCCATCACCACCAAGGTGCTCCGACTGAATGGGGAGAAGATCTTGGAGGACTTCAGCAAGAGGCAGCAACCAAAATTCAA GAAGGAGCCTCCCTCTGCGGCCACGACAACTGCTGTCCAGGAACTACTACGTCTGGCTCAGGCCCACCCAGCAGGACCCCCTACCCTTGACCCTGTCAATGACCTGCAGCTCAAGGATGTGTCGGTGGTAGAGGCGGGGCTCCGGGTCCGGAAGCTGGAGGAGCTGATCCGGGGGGCTCAGTGTGTACACAGTCCCCGTTTCCCTGCCCAG TACCTGAAGCTGCGGGAGCGGATGCAGATACAGGAGGAGATGGAGCGGCTGCGCTTCCTGCTGTCGGATCAGTCGCTTCTGCTGCTCCCTGAGTACCACCAGCGAGTAGAG GTGCTCCGAACCCTGGGGTACGTAGATGAAGTGGGCACCGTGAAGCTGGCAGGGCGGGTGGCTTGTGCCATGAGCAGCCATGAGCTGCTCCTCACTGAACTCATGTTTGACAACGCGCTGAGCGCCCTTCGGCCCGAGGAGATCGCGGCCCTGCTCTCCGGCCTGGTCTGCCAGAGCCCCGGGGACCCTAGTGATCAGCTCCCAAGCACCCTTAAACAG GGGGTGGAACGTGTCCGGGCTGTGGCCAAGCGGATCGGTGAGGTGCAGGTGGCCTGTGGCTTGAACCAGACAGTGGAGGAATTTGTGGGAGAGCTGAATTTTGGCCTGGTCGAGGTTGTGTACGAGTGGGCCCGGGGCATG TCCCCACCCTACTTCCCCCACAGCCCTTCTCTGAGTTGGCAGGGCTCTCGGGGACCCCCGAGGGCCTGGTGGTCCGCTGCATCCAACGCCTGGCCGAGATGTGTCGCTCGCTTCGGGGGGCGGCCCGCCTGGTGGGCGAGCCTGTGCTAG